Proteins encoded in a region of the Panthera uncia isolate 11264 chromosome B2 unlocalized genomic scaffold, Puncia_PCG_1.0 HiC_scaffold_24, whole genome shotgun sequence genome:
- the FUCA2 gene encoding plasma alpha-L-fucosidase, translated as MRPPAPPALPALGLALPLLLLLLLPPAPRAAYRAPRFDPTWKSLDARPLPAWFDQAKFGIFVHWGVFSVPSFGSEWFWWYWQEKKIPMYVKFMEDNYRPDFKYEDFGPLFTAQFFNASYWADVFQASGAKYTVLTSKHHEGFTLWGSKHSWNWNAVDVGPKRDLVKELEAAIRNRTDLRFGLYYSLFEWFHPLFLEDKSRSFHQQQFPVSKTLPELYELVNKYQPEVLWSDGDGDAPDDYWNSTVFLAWLYNQSPVRDTVVTNDRWGFGTICKHGGYYTCSDRYHPGHLLPHKWENCMTIDKFSWGYRRDARLSDYLTIEELVKELVETVSCGGNLLMNIGPTYDGTIPVIFEERLRQMGTWLKVNGEAIYETYPWRSQSDVTPDVWYTSKPKQKLVYAIYLKWPTSRHLFLGQPIATLGATEIKLLGHGQPLNWTSLKPNGILVELPRLTFDQMPCKWGWALALTNVI; from the exons ATGCGCCCCCCGGCGCCTCCCGCGCTCCCCGCGCTCGGGCTGGCGCTCCCGCTGctcctgctgttgctgctgccgCCCGCACCCCGCGCCGCCTACCGCGCGCCGCGCTTCGACCCCACCTGGAAGTCCCTGGACGCCCGGCCGCTGCCCGCCTGGTTCGACCAGGCCAAGTTCGGCATCTTCGTCCACTGGGGGGTGTTCTCCGTGCCCAGTTTCGGGAGCGAGTGGTTCTG GTGGTATTGGCAAGAGAAAAAGATACCGATGTATGTGAAGTTTATGGAAGATAATTACCGTCCTGATTTCAAATATGAGGATTTTGGACCACTATTTACAGCACAGTTTTTTAATGCGAGCTACTGGGCAGATGTTTTTCAGGCTTCTGGTGCCAAATACACTGTCTTAACTTCCAAACATCATGAAG GCTTTACCTTGTGGGGCTCAAAGCATTCATGGAACTGGAATGCGGTGGATGTGGGGCCCAAGAGGGACCTTGTCAAGGAGCTTGAGGCAGCTATTAGGAACAGGACTGACCTTCGCTTTGGACTGTACTATTCCCTCTTTGAATGGTTTCATCCACTCTTCCTTGAGGATAAGTCCAGGTCATTCCATCAGCAACAATTTCCAGTTTCTAAGACGCTGCCAGAACTCTACGAGCTAGTGAACAAGTATCAGCCGGAGGTCCTGTGGTCGGATGGTGATGGAGATGCCCCTGATGACTACTGGAACAGCACGGTCTTCTTAGCCTGGCTGTATAACCAAAG ccCCGTTCGGGACACAGTCGTCACCAATGACCGTTGGGGATTCGGTACCATCTGTAAGCATGGCGGCTATTACACCTGCAGTGATCGTTACCACCCAGGACATCTTCTGCCTCATAAATGGGAAAATTGCATGACAATAGACAAGTTTTCCTGGGGTTACAGGAGAGATGCCAGACTCAGTGACTATCTTACAATCGAAGAACTAGTGAAG gAACTTGTAGAGACAGTTTCATGTGGAGGAAATCTTTTGATGAATATTGGGCCCACATATGATGGCACAATTCCTGTAATTTTTGAGGAGCGACTGAGGCAAATGGGGACCTGGCTAAAAGTCAATGGAGAAGCTATTTATGAAACCTACCCTTGGAGGTCCCAGAGTGACGTCACCCCAGACGTGTG GTACACATCCAAACCTAAACAAAAGTTGGTCTACGCCATATATCTTAAATGGCCCACATCAAGACATCTGTTTCTTGGCCAACCCATCGCTACCCTGGGGGCAACAGAG